From Melanotaenia boesemani isolate fMelBoe1 chromosome 12, fMelBoe1.pri, whole genome shotgun sequence, a single genomic window includes:
- the cers6 gene encoding ceramide synthase 6, with protein sequence MAGILAWFWNERFWLPHNVTWADLKNTDEATFPQAEDLYLACPLAFCIFMIRLVFERFIARPCAMGLKIQANGPQKAQPNAILEKVFTAITKHPDEKRLEGLSKQLDWDVRTIQRWFRQRRNQEKPSTLARFCESMWRFTFYLYIFTYGVRFLKKTPWLWNTKECWYNYPYQPLTVDIHYYYILELSFYLSILFSQFTDIRRKDFLIMFLHHVATISLIVFSYVNNMARVGTLVMCLHDAADVLIEAAKMANYAKCQILCNLLFAMFAILFISSRLGVYPVWILNTTLFESWEIVGPFPSWWVFNLLLVLLQLLHSFWSYLIVKTACRAISKGKVGKWNPLHVSKDDRSDIESSSDEDDSPPPNQKHHSSTTNGTNKNGTNGYLMGALYANEH encoded by the exons ATGGCTGGTATTTTGGCGTGGTTTTGGAATGAGAGGTTCTGGCTCCCTCACAATGTAACCTGGGCTGACTTAAAAAACACAGATGAGGCAACGTTCCCGCAAGCCGAGGATCTCTATTTGGCTTGTCCTTTAGCATTCTGCATCTTTATGATACGTCTGGTTTTCGAAAG GTTCATTGCAAGACCATGTGCCATGGGCTTAAAGATTCAAGCCAACGGGCCACAGAAAGCACAGCCCAATGCCATCCTGGAGAAGGTTTTCACGGCAATAACTAAG CATCCAGATGAGAAGAGGCTGGAGGGTCTGTCTAAGCAGCTTGACTGGGATGTGCGCACCATCCAACGTTGGTTCAGACAGCGGCGCAACCAGGAGAAGCCAAGCACTCTCGCCAGATTCTGTGAAAGCAT GTGGAGATTTACATTCTACTTATACATATTTACCTATGGAGTGCGGTTTCTTAAAAAG ACCCCATGGTTATGGAACACCAAAGAGTGCTGGTACAATTATCCTTACCAG ccGCTGACTGTGGACATCCACTATTACTATATACTGGAGTTGTCTTTCTACCTGTCGATACTCTTTTCTCAGTTCACAGACATCAGGAGGAAG GATTTCTTGATCATGTTCCTGCACCACGTGGCAACCATTTCCCTTATTGTATTTTCCTACGTGAACAACATGGCGCGGGTAGGAACACTGGTTATGTGTCTCCATGATGCAGCCGACGTACTGATAGAG GCTGCCAAGATGGCCAACTATGCCAAATGTCAGATACTGTGCAACCTGCTGTTTGCAATGTTTGCAATTCTCTTCATAAGTTCCAGGCTGGGAGTTTACCCCGTCTG GATTTTAAATACCACTTTGTTCGAGAGTTGGGAGATTGTAGGACCCTTCCCTTCCTGGTGGGTCTTCAATCTGCTTCTAGTCCTGCTGCAACTTCTCCACTCCTTTTGGTCCTACCTCATAGTGAAGACAGCATGCAGAGCAATCTCCAAAGGGAAA GTGGGGAAATGGAATCCTTTACAC GTGTCGAAAGACGACCGCAGCGACATTGAGTCCAGCTCTGATGAGGACGACAGCCCCCCACCCAATCAgaaacaccacagcagcaccaccaATGGAACCAATAAAAATGGGACCAACGGGTACCTGATGGGAGCCCTGTATGCCAACGAACACTGA